The DNA region GCCGCCGGTGAGCCCAGGCAGGGCCGGGCGCTCACCCCTGCCTGCCTTTGAAGCGGGGGTTCTGCTTGTTGATGACGTAGATCTTGCCGTGTCGGCGGACCACAATCGACCCCGGCTGGTTTTTCAAGGACCGCAAAGAAGCGCGGACTTTCATCTGGATGTTCCTCTCTCGGGCAGCGTTCTGCAACGGACAACTCTATGAAAACGAAAATCATTTTCGTATACACTGAGTATAGCGCCCGGCGAAGGGGCGGCGAAGACAAAGGACGGTGCATGGCGGCGGTGGATGTGATCGCGGTGGTGGGCGGCTGCGCCCCAGAGCGCGCGCGATACGCGCGGGGGCTCGCCGACGCGAGCAAACAGCGCTTCGTGCCAGCGACCCACCTGCGCGAGGCGGACCACCCGGCGGAGGAGGCGGCCAAGATCGCGTGCTGGTGCGCGACCCGGTTCGGCTCGGTCGTGGAATTCCCCACCGAAGCCGAGCCTGTCGACGTCGTCGCCGCGTTCGCCGATCCGGACGGCGCGGTCCGGCTCGCCGAAATCGTCTGCGTGGTCGACGCGCCCCATCTGCTGCACGATCTCGCCGACGAGTCGTTCCTCGCCCGACGGGACGGCTCCGGCGGCGTGGAACAAGTCGCGCGCGCCCTCCTCGCCGCCCATCAGATCGAATTCGCCTCCACTGTGGTCCTGCTGAACTGGAAGCTGCTCGCCGCGCCGAAAATCGCGCTCGTCACAGCCCTGATCTGCCACCTCAATCCGAGCGCCCAAGTGCAGCTGCACGACGGGTGGCGCAGCCTGGGAGCCCGCCCGGGCGCCGTCCGCGTCCCCGCGCACGAGCGGCCAGGCTGGATACGCGCTCTGTCCGACGAGTTCCAGCCCCGCATCACCCACCCCGAGGTGGGCGTCGTGCGCTACCAGCAAGTGCGACCGCTGCACCCCGCGCGGCTGCTGAGCTTTTTGGACGAGCGGCTCGGCACGGGCGAGTTCGGGACGGTCGTGCGCTCGGCGGGGT from Segniliparus rotundus DSM 44985 includes:
- a CDS encoding GTP-binding protein, which codes for MAAVDVIAVVGGCAPERARYARGLADASKQRFVPATHLREADHPAEEAAKIACWCATRFGSVVEFPTEAEPVDVVAAFADPDGAVRLAEIVCVVDAPHLLHDLADESFLARRDGSGGVEQVARALLAAHQIEFASTVVLLNWKLLAAPKIALVTALICHLNPSAQVQLHDGWRSLGARPGAVRVPAHERPGWIRALSDEFQPRITHPEVGVVRYQQVRPLHPARLLSFLDERLGTGEFGTVVRSAGFCRLATRPTRPAEWDQTGSVIALHPLAPDEQVAEEDELLAVGQELVFIGLGLDRRAIARALDEVALDDEELLAGPQAWAELCDPFPAWPGAEDRAD
- the ykgO gene encoding type B 50S ribosomal protein L36; this encodes MKVRASLRSLKNQPGSIVVRRHGKIYVINKQNPRFKGRQG